Within the [Enterobacter] lignolyticus SCF1 genome, the region GACGACGGCATCGTTGTAGTCGATATCCAGCACCAGGTTTTTCAGCGGGCTGGAGGTGGTCGGAACGCCAAGCTCCGCCGGGAGGCAATAGACCATCTCCATTTTGGCGTTGCGGGTACGCACGGCGCCAAACTTCGTTAACATGCGGGAGACCTTGGACTGATTGATATTATCGAAGCCCTCCTCCTGCAGCGCCTGGACTATCTCTCCCTGAGAGCTGAATTTTTCTTCTTTAAGCAGCGATTTGAACGCCTTGATTAATTCTTCTTGCTTCGCCGAGCTTCGCATAAGTCACCCGTGTAATGGCCGTAAAAACAACATTATTATGCATATGGATGAATTTTTATGCAAACTATCTGCCGTGATAATGGCTGAAATAATGTTATGAAAGCCGCAGATTTTATCAAAATTTGTTATCGAGAAACATGCTTTCGTCACGGGACGCAAATAAGGGAAAAAGTAAACCAATTGTTATAAAAATGATGTTGTTTTGCCGCAGTTGCCGGGTGTATTGTAACCAGCAGTCTACCGATTACGTTGTCGCGGATACCTGTCACAGGTTGCAGAATGTGCGATGACATGCATTGCTGCGGGGAACCCCGCATTCTTCTGCTAAGTTTATTGTCATTATTAACCTCGTGAATTAAGGTTGCCGCAACGGAGTTACGGTAGATGAAATTAACCATAATAAGGAGTTTAGGATGAAAGTCGCAGTCCTCGGCGCAGCTGGCGGTATTGGCCAGGCGCTTGCCCTACTACTTAAGACCCAACTGCCTTCCGGCTCAGAACTTTCTCTGTACGATATCGCGCCAGTGACCCCTGGTGTGGCAGTTGACCTCAGCCATATCCCGACCGCAGTAAAAATCAAAGGCTTCTCCGGTGAAGATGCAACACCGGCGCTGGAAGGCGCAGACGTGGTGCTGATCTCCGCAGGCGTAGCGCGCAAGCCTGGGATGGATCGCTCCGATCTGTTCAACGTTAACGCCGGCATCGTGAAAAACCTCGTGCAGCAGATTGCGAAAACCTGCCCGAAAGCCTGCATCGGCATTATTACTAACCCGGTTAACACCACGGTGGCTATCGCGGCCGAAGTGCTGAAAAAAGCGGGCGTTTACGACAAGAACAAACTGTTCGGCGTCACCACGCTGGACATCATTCGTTCAAACACCTTTGTGGGCGAACTGAAAGGCAAGCAGCCGACCGACGTTGAAGTGCCGGTTATCGGCGGACACTCCGGCGTGACCATTCTGCCGCTGCTGTCGCAGATCCCGGGCGTAAGCTTCTCCGAGAAGGAAGTCGCTGACCTGACCAAACGTATCCAGAATGCGGGTACCGAAGTGGTTGAAGCAAAAGCGGGCGGCGGTTCGGCAACGCTGTCTATGGGCCAGGCGGCAGCTCGTTTCGGCCTGTCTCTGGTGCGCGCCATGCAGGGCGAGAAAGGCGTGGTTGAATGCGCCTATGTAGAAGGTGACGGCCAGTATGCGCGTTTCTTCTCTCAGCCGCTGCTGCTGGGCAAAAACGGTATCGAAGAGCGTCGTGCGATTGGCGCCCTGAGCGCGTTTGAACAGCAGGCGCTGGAAGGCATGCTGGACACGCTGAAGAAAGATATCACCCTGGGCGAAGAGTTCGTGAACAAATAAGCGAAGCGCGTCCTGAAAAAAACCGGAGCTGAAATGCTCCGGTTTTTTTATGGCTGTCAGTTGGTTGCCGGATATTCCTGCACGGTAACCTTCAGGGTTATCTGCTTGTCGTCACGCATCACCACCACCGGGATATCGGAGCCCGGGCGGATCTCTGCAACCTGGTCCATGGTCTCCAGCGCCGAGATGGCCGGTTTGCCGTTGACGCTGATGATGACGTCGTTCACCTGGATGCCTGCCAGCGCGGCCGGGCCGCCTGGGGAGACTTCATTCACCACAATACCCTGAATCTGATCGAGCCCGCCGCCCTGCGGCGCGTGCATTGGCGTAATTTCGCGGCCGCCAATGCCGATATAGCCGCGGATAACCCGCCCGTCGCGAATCAGCTTATCCATGATCTTGGTCGCCAGCTGGAAAGGAATGGCGAAGCCGATCCCCTCCGGTGTTTCGCCGTCATTGCTCTTGTCAAACGACAGCGTGTTGATGCCCATCAGCTCGCCCAGCGAGTTAATCAACGCGCCGCCGGAGTTGCCGTGGTTAATCGACGCATCGGTTTGCAGGAAGTTTTGTCGGCCCGACGGGTTTAAACCAATACGCCCGGTGGCGCTGATAATCCCCTGAGTCACGGTTTGTCCGAGGTTATAGGGGTTGCCGATGGCCAGTACCACGTCCCCAATGTGCGGTATGCGTTTTGGGTTGATGGGGATGACCGGAAGACCGCCGGCGGCATTGATTTTCAGCACCGCAAGGTCAGTCAGGCTGTCGGAGCCGACGAGCAGCGCTTCGAAGACGCGGCCATCCTGCAACGCGACAATAATTTGGTCGGCATCGTTGATGACGTGTTTGTTGGTGATGATATAGCCGCGTTCATCCATGATGACGCCGGAGCCAAGCGTGCGGATCTCCAGCCGGTTATTGCTGCTGGAATTCACCCCGCGGTTATAGACGTTCACCACCGCAGGCGCCGCGCGTTTTACCGCCGGGTTATAGCTCGCCGGCGACTCATCGGCGCTGTCGTAAGGGACCGACGACAGCGCGTTAAACTGGCGTAAAGAGGGCATAGCGACCAACAGCAGGCCGCCGACAATCAAACCGATTGTGACCGAACGTAAGAGCTTTACAAACATGATGCAGTTATCGCTGGTAAGGAAACTGGCGCAGCATACCACGACTTAACCGGACATCACACGCGGGCGATGTCCGTAAGCGTGCAGCCGTTAGCGCAGGATCAGGTAGAGGCTCTGATTACCGCGCATGACGTTCAGCGCAATAATCGCCGGTTTTGCCTCCAGAAGCTTACGCATTTCGGCAATCGACTGTATCCGCTGGCGGTTGATGCCAATGATCACATCGTCCTTGTGCAGACCGGCCTGAGCGGCGGGGCTGGCCTTGTCGACGTCATTAATGACAATACCTTTGGTGCCATCCTTCATCTGGCCGTCGCTGAGCGACGCCCCCTGCAGCGACGGCGAGATAAGCTCGGCGCTGGCGGTCGACGAGGTGCTCTTATCCAGCGTGACCTCAACGTCCAGCGGTTTCCCGTCGCGCAGCAGGCCGAGTTTCACTTTGGTGCCCGGCGCCGTCGTGGCGATGCGCGAGCGCAGCTCGGAAAAGCTGCTGAGCGGCTTGTCGTTGAGGCTGACGATAACGTCCCCGGATTTAATACCTGCTTTCGCTGAGCCGGAGCCTGGCAGCACTTCGCTGACGAAGGCGCCGCGCTGAACGTTGATATTAAAGGCCTTCGCGATATCTGCGGTCATCTCCATGCCCTTGATGCCCAGCAGGCCGCGCTTGATTTCGCCGTACTTAATCAGCTGATCGGCGAGCGTCTGCGCCATATTGCTCGGGATGGCGAAGCCAATGCCGATGCTGCCGCCGCCGGGCGCCAGAATCGCGGTGTTGATGCCGATGAGTTCGCCGTTAAGGTTCAGCAGAGCCCCGCCGGAGTTGCCCCGGTTGATAGAGGCATCGGTCTGGATGAAGTTTTCCAGGCCTTCAAGGTTCAGGCCGCTGCGTCCCAGCGCGGAGATAATGCCTGAGGTAGCGGTTTGCCCAAGGCCGAACGGGTTGCCGACGGCGACGGCGAAATCGCCGACGCGCAGTTTGTCGGAGTCGGCGATGGCTATCTGCGTAAGGTTGCTGGGGTTTTGAATCTGAATCAGCGCGATATCGCTCTGGTCGTCGCTGCCGACCAGTTTGGCGTCGAATTCACGGCCGTCGTTGAGCTGAACGCTGATTTTCTGCGCCTGGCTGATAACGTGGTTATTGGTCAGCACATAGCCTTTTTTCGCATCGATGATGACGCCCGAGCCCAGCCCTTCGAAAGGCTGCGCCTGCTGACTGTCCGGCCCCCCTTCGCCAAAATACTTTTTCAGCTCTTCCGGTATCTGTTCACGCTGAGCGGGCGTGGCGGTTCCTTCAACCTGCACGCTCACGACAGCCGGGAGAACCTTTTCCAGCATCGGCGCAAGGCTTGGCAGCTGACCCTGACCCGGGACCTGCGTCGGCAGAGAGGCGGCGACCGGCGCAGCGGCGCCGAGAGATAATCCAACACTTAACGCTAATGCACTTAATAGTAATGTATTTTTCTTCATCGATGCTGGCTCTCGTAACCTGAGGTGTGAGAAAAAGACCGCCTAAAACAATCCGATGTTATTGAATTTTCAAACGGCTAACAATGAGGCTGGTGATTAAATAATAGCTGGGATGAGTCGGGAAGGGCGGGCGCAGCGGCTGCGCCCGTAAAAAATAACTGTAATAAGGCGTTAATCGCGTTTTGCGCCGCTGCGCAGCAGGCCAGAGGCGCCTTCGGAGTAGTCGCGCGGCATCTGCACCGGCGCCTGATCGTTGCCGGCTTCGGATTCGGCCAGACGGTTGCGGAACGGATTGGACTCCGCGCTCATTTCCGGCAGCAGGCTACTGGAGCTTTTCGCCATGTGCTGATACAGCTGGCGGTAGTCGTGAGCCATCGTGTCGAGCAGCTCCGCGCTGCGGGCAAAATGGCTGACCAGCTCTTCACGATACTCATCCAGCTCTGCTTTGTTTTTTTCCAGTTCGTACTGCAGTGCCTGCTGTTGACGCAATTTGCGGTTACCAAAACGCATCGCGACGGCGCCAATGATGATACCGACGACTAATCCAATTAGCGCATATTCCCAGGTCATGAACTTCTCCCGTTATTTTGTGGTTCCGTAGGGTGGCTCTGAGGCTCTTCGCCTGCGCCCGATAGTGCCACTATAACCGCTATTCCCTTAGAAGTGGAATCCCGGGCGCACATCGCGTAGTGTAGAACGGCCTTTTTTTCGACAACCGTGAACTACGGCACGTTGCTTTTCAGGGAATAACAACAACTTATGCAAAGCATTACCCCTACATCGCGATATCTGGAAGCCCTGAGCGCGGGCAGCCATCAGCCCGATGACGTCCAGCAAGAGGCGGTTGCCAGGCTCGAGGCTATCTACCAGGCGCTAACGTCTCGTCCACACTCCGCAGCGGTAACGAACAACGGAGGATTGCGTGCGACGTTCAGCAGGCTGCTGGGCAAACGCGAACCCGTCGTCGTGCCGTCAGTGCGTGGGCTATATATGTGGGGCGGCGTTGGGCGGGGGAAAACCTGGCTGATGGATCTTTTCTACCATAGCCTGCCGGAGGGGCGCAAACAGCGGCTGCACTTCCATCGCTTTATGCTGCGGGTGCATGAGGAGCTAACGGCGCTGCAGGGGCATACCGATCCGCTGGAAATCATTGCCGACCGTTTTAAGGCCGAAACGGACGTGCTGTGCTTTGATGAGTTCTTTGTCTCCGATATTACCGATGCAATGCTGCTTGGCGGGCTGATGAAAGCCCTGTTCGCCCGCGGCATCACGCTGGTGGCGACATCCAATATTCCGCCGGACGAGCTCTACCGCAACGGGCTGCAGCGCGCGCGCTTCCTGCCCGCTATCGAGGCGATTAAAACGCACTGCGAGGTAATGAACGTCGACGCCGGCGTTGACTACCGCCTGCGCACCCTGACCCAGGCCCATCTGTGGCTGTCGCCGCTGACGGCGTCAACGCGCCAGCAGATGGACAAGCTGTGGCTGGCGCTGGCCGGCGCGCCGCGAGAAAACGCGCCGTTGCTTGAGATAAACCACCGACCGCTGCAGACGATGGGCGCAGAGAATCAGACGCTGGCCGTCTCGTTTAGCACGCTGTGCGTCGACGCCCGCAGCCAGCATGACTACATCGCGCTGTCGCGGCTGTTTCATACCGTAATGCTGTTCGATGTGCCGGTGATGACTCCACACTCAGAGAACGAAGCGCGCCGGTTTATCGCGCTGGTGGATGAGTTTTATGAGCGCCACGTAAAGCTGGTGGTGAGCGCGGAAGTGCCGCTGTACAACATTTATCAGGGCGAGCGTCTGAAGTTCGAGTTTCAGCGCTGTTTATCGCGCCTGCAGGAGATGCAGAGCGAAGAGTACCTTAAGCGCGAACACCTGGCGGGCTAAAAACCCGCTGGAAATCACATTTAGGGGTCGATCTTTAACCTCGACTTCTCTATAATCTTGCGACCCCACGTTACGAGAAGGTTTTTTTCCCGAAACTTTCTATGTGTCGGCATAGGCTATTCGAAGGGGTAGGTTTGCCGGACTTTGTCGTGTGAACCTCAACTGACTAAACGTTTGGGTGTTCACCAACGTGTAACTAATTATTTGGGTAAGCTTTTAATGAAAACTTTTACAGCTAAACCAGAAACCGTACAGCGCGACTGGTATGTTGTTGACGCGACCGGTAAAACTCTGGGCCGTCTGGCTACTGAACTGGCTCGTCGCCTGCGCGGTAAGCATAAAGCGGAATACACACCGCACGTTGATACCGGTGACTACATCATCGTTCTGAACGCAGAAAAAGTTGCTGTAACCGGCAACAAGCGCGAAGACAAAATGTACTACCACCACACCGGCCACATCGGTGGTATCAAAGAAGCGACCTTTGAAGAGATGATTGCTCGCCGTCCTGAGCGTGTGATTGAAATCGCGGTTAAAGGCATGCTGCCAAAAGGCCCGCTGGGTCGTGCTATGTACCGTAAACTGAAAGTTTACGCGGGTAACGAGCACAACCACGCGGCACAGCAACCGCAAGTTCTTGACATCTAATCGGGATTATAGGCAATGGCTGAAAATCAATACTACGGCACTGGTCGCCGCAAAAGTTCCGCAGCTCGTGTGTTCATCAAACCGGGCAACGGCAAAATCGTTATCAACCAGCGTTCTCTGGAACAGTACTTCGGTCGCGAAACTGCCCGCATGGTAGTTCGCCAGCCGCTGGAACTGGTCGACATGGTTGAAAAACTGG harbors:
- the argR gene encoding transcriptional regulator ArgR; translation: MRSSAKQEELIKAFKSLLKEEKFSSQGEIVQALQEEGFDNINQSKVSRMLTKFGAVRTRNAKMEMVYCLPAELGVPTTSSPLKNLVLDIDYNDAVVVIHTSPGAAQLIARLLDSLGKAEGILGSIAGDDTIFTTPARGFTVKDLYEAILVLFEQEL
- the mdh gene encoding malate dehydrogenase; amino-acid sequence: MKVAVLGAAGGIGQALALLLKTQLPSGSELSLYDIAPVTPGVAVDLSHIPTAVKIKGFSGEDATPALEGADVVLISAGVARKPGMDRSDLFNVNAGIVKNLVQQIAKTCPKACIGIITNPVNTTVAIAAEVLKKAGVYDKNKLFGVTTLDIIRSNTFVGELKGKQPTDVEVPVIGGHSGVTILPLLSQIPGVSFSEKEVADLTKRIQNAGTEVVEAKAGGGSATLSMGQAAARFGLSLVRAMQGEKGVVECAYVEGDGQYARFFSQPLLLGKNGIEERRAIGALSAFEQQALEGMLDTLKKDITLGEEFVNK
- the degS gene encoding outer membrane-stress sensor serine endopeptidase DegS, whose protein sequence is MFVKLLRSVTIGLIVGGLLLVAMPSLRQFNALSSVPYDSADESPASYNPAVKRAAPAVVNVYNRGVNSSSNNRLEIRTLGSGVIMDERGYIITNKHVINDADQIIVALQDGRVFEALLVGSDSLTDLAVLKINAAGGLPVIPINPKRIPHIGDVVLAIGNPYNLGQTVTQGIISATGRIGLNPSGRQNFLQTDASINHGNSGGALINSLGELMGINTLSFDKSNDGETPEGIGFAIPFQLATKIMDKLIRDGRVIRGYIGIGGREITPMHAPQGGGLDQIQGIVVNEVSPGGPAALAGIQVNDVIISVNGKPAISALETMDQVAEIRPGSDIPVVVMRDDKQITLKVTVQEYPATN
- the degQ gene encoding serine endoprotease DegQ; protein product: MKKNTLLLSALALSVGLSLGAAAPVAASLPTQVPGQGQLPSLAPMLEKVLPAVVSVQVEGTATPAQREQIPEELKKYFGEGGPDSQQAQPFEGLGSGVIIDAKKGYVLTNNHVISQAQKISVQLNDGREFDAKLVGSDDQSDIALIQIQNPSNLTQIAIADSDKLRVGDFAVAVGNPFGLGQTATSGIISALGRSGLNLEGLENFIQTDASINRGNSGGALLNLNGELIGINTAILAPGGGSIGIGFAIPSNMAQTLADQLIKYGEIKRGLLGIKGMEMTADIAKAFNINVQRGAFVSEVLPGSGSAKAGIKSGDVIVSLNDKPLSSFSELRSRIATTAPGTKVKLGLLRDGKPLDVEVTLDKSTSSTASAELISPSLQGASLSDGQMKDGTKGIVINDVDKASPAAQAGLHKDDVIIGINRQRIQSIAEMRKLLEAKPAIIALNVMRGNQSLYLILR
- the zapG gene encoding Z-ring associated protein ZapG, which encodes MTWEYALIGLVVGIIIGAVAMRFGNRKLRQQQALQYELEKNKAELDEYREELVSHFARSAELLDTMAHDYRQLYQHMAKSSSSLLPEMSAESNPFRNRLAESEAGNDQAPVQMPRDYSEGASGLLRSGAKRD
- the zapE gene encoding cell division protein ZapE, which produces MQSITPTSRYLEALSAGSHQPDDVQQEAVARLEAIYQALTSRPHSAAVTNNGGLRATFSRLLGKREPVVVPSVRGLYMWGGVGRGKTWLMDLFYHSLPEGRKQRLHFHRFMLRVHEELTALQGHTDPLEIIADRFKAETDVLCFDEFFVSDITDAMLLGGLMKALFARGITLVATSNIPPDELYRNGLQRARFLPAIEAIKTHCEVMNVDAGVDYRLRTLTQAHLWLSPLTASTRQQMDKLWLALAGAPRENAPLLEINHRPLQTMGAENQTLAVSFSTLCVDARSQHDYIALSRLFHTVMLFDVPVMTPHSENEARRFIALVDEFYERHVKLVVSAEVPLYNIYQGERLKFEFQRCLSRLQEMQSEEYLKREHLAG
- the rplM gene encoding 50S ribosomal protein L13 is translated as MKTFTAKPETVQRDWYVVDATGKTLGRLATELARRLRGKHKAEYTPHVDTGDYIIVLNAEKVAVTGNKREDKMYYHHTGHIGGIKEATFEEMIARRPERVIEIAVKGMLPKGPLGRAMYRKLKVYAGNEHNHAAQQPQVLDI